TATGgggagaaaatgcaaaattcctAATGTTGACCCTGATAAATAATCTTATATTGAACTGCTTAATGATGTTGATGAAAAGGTATAAAATCAGTTTCCTAGAAATCTAAACATGCTACTGCATATACGGTGTGTAATCCCTAAAGGTTTGGGTTCTTGGACGTCATTGATGATAAGTCAGTGTTGGAAATGTTCAAACCACATGAAAATGACCTTGTTATTAACTTTCACTTGTTGGACATAGACATAGTTGCCCCTCCAGAAGTTAACATAGAAGGAAATAATCATGGGGCTGACCACGAGAACTTAGGAATACAAGATAATGCAGTGGTACATTTGAATGACATGGTTAGCCAATAGGGATGAATATGGGGACTACGTTTCAGGTTCTGATGACTCTTAGACATATGATTTGAAGAATGAGTCATATGACATTCAAGGTGATGATGATGCttcactttcttttgaagacAATAGTGATGCAGACTTTTCAGatttcaaagaaaatgaagatggAGGTGTTGTGGTCGATACTGAATCTAATGAAGAACTAGATTATATGAAAGCTGTAATGAAGTCCAAAATGTGGACTTATAATCCTAGAGATGAAATTGAATTTCAGAAGGGGATGCTTTTTATTGATGTTGATGCCTTTAGGGCTGCTCTAAAAGATTACGTCATACAAAAAGGCTTTCCATTAGTGAGATTGAAGAATGAAATAACCAGAGTGATTGCCAAATGTGGTGCACAAGGCTACAATTGGAGAATACATGCATCTCCAATTGCTGACTCTATCACATTCATGGTGAAATCTTACAATCCTGAGCACACGTGTAATGAATAAAAAGAATTATGAAGCAACCTCTGGCTGGATTACAATGAAATTAGTTGATGTGTTGAGAGAGCATCCTAATATCACAACTAAGGGAGTAATTTCTGAGATGCTGAAATTTGGTGTTGAACCAAGTAAGAACCAAGTATATAGAGCTAATAAGAGAGCTTTAGAGATTGTTCAAGGATCACATGCAAAATCCTATAGCAAGCTGTCAAAATATGCTGAGTTAGTTAGGCAAAACAACCCTGAGACTATTGTGAAAATCCACTATGATAGGCCTAATTTATTAATGGAACCAAGGTTTCTTAGAATGTTCATCAGTTTCAAGGCACAAAAAGATGGCTTCTTGGTTGGTTGTAGGCCTTTTGTAAGCTTTGATGGTTATCATCTGAAAGGAATGTTTGGTGGTGTTCTCTTGATAGCTGTGACATTAGATGGAAACAACAGCATCCTTTCAATTGTTTATGCAGTTGTTGAATGTGAGAACAAAGACAGTTGGAGCTGGTTTTTCTTGTACTTTCATGAGCATTTTGGACCTTTTGGCAATGATATCCCATTGACTTTCATAAGCGATAGGCAGAAGGTACATTGAGTATTTTTTCCATCATATTCTGcctttgcttcattgcttacaTTAATAAACAGCATGTAATAACTCATTGATGTCTTTGTTGGCAGAGATTAAACATTGCTTATGAAGAATAAGTACCATCTAAAGAAGCAAGATATTGTTGCTGGCACACATAATAATTTCAAGATTCAGTTCCCTGGTTTACTTCTCAGAACCTATTTTTGGCAAGCAGCAAAAAGTTTTGATGTAATGGGGCACAATGAGGCCATGGAGAGGATTAAAGACCTGAACATTAAAGCTTGGAGGTACTTGAACTAGATTCCAAAGTCAACTTGACCATGTCACAAACAACTTCACTGAATCATTTAATTCTTGGGTCGGAAAGCTCAGAGGAGCACCTATATTGACACTTATTGATGGGTTGAGGAGCAAGGTAATGAGAAACTTCACAAGAGGTATGAAGGAGCTTGCACATTGTCTACAAATGTTACCCCAAAGGTGCTGAAGAAGCTAAAAGACATTGCTGAAAAAGCTCGAAAATGTCAATTGATGATGGCTAATGAGTTCATCTTTGAAGTGTCTAATCTGGACAGGATATACACAGTTAAACTACAAAAGAGAACATGTGATTGTGGGGCCTTTCAAATCACTGGAATGCCACGCAAGCATGCTACACTGGGAATAATGTATAGGAGGGATAACCTAAACAACTACTGTGATGCAGCATTTGGCTTTGAGAAGTACAAGAACGCATACTCATCAATGATCATGCCTATTCCTCATGAGAAAAATTGGCCTCCAATTGAAGAAGTTACGCCTGCAACAGTTGAGCCACCAATCATTAAAAGGGCACCAAGTAGACCAAGAAGAAATCGAAGAAGGTGCCCTAATGAAGCTGCTCTTCACTCTTTAACAAGGAGATCAACTACTCTTAAATGTTCTAAGTGTCTGCAATTTGGTCATAACAAAAGGACATGCAAAGGAGGGCATGTGATTGCAAATTCTAGCAACTCTACATATCGGAATCATGCATAACATATTAATATAATATGCACTTTGACATGTATAAATGATAAATAAGACACTAACCTTCATTGCAGACTGCTACTAGAAGAGGAAAAACCAAGCAGAGGCACAGCTAACACAGGCTTATCAGGAGCTAGAGTTTGGGTAATAAATGTTGCAACTGCCATTCAATATGTTTAAATCTTTGCATGCCTCATCTGAATGTTAAGCAATTTGTCTATGACATGTTTCAATAAGAGCTTGCACAAGGAAGTGTGCCAATTGTTGTATCAAGTCAAGGAAGTAATCGTAGTCCTCCTAGTCAACCAACTTCACTGAATATACAAGTCAATGTAGAGGCTAGTTCAAGTGGTGCAACAAAAAAGGTAAGCACAGCTTTGATTCTAAAATTTGAGTGTTTTACAATATGCATAACATCTAAATGGTTTGACTATTCATTTCAGAGAGGAAGacttgtaaagaaaaatatgactACTGCATTGAATAACAATGGAAAAGGCGTGCAAATGTACCATGTCCATCAGAAAATTAAGCTGTGATAGGTTTTAGAGCTATTCCCATTGGAGGCTTACAATTTGAAACTTTCGTGAACATTAACACTGCTATAGTTGTGGCCTTTCAGAGCATAAGTAGTAGCTTTAGTTTGAGGTTCTAAGTAGTGTTGTTTCCTTTTCCTATTAATAGAGGAAAGTAGTAGTAAATATATGGTAAATTCAGGTTTTGGCTTTTTGAATCTAATAGTAATGCTTTTGCCTTAGTGCTGGACTATGATATTGCTGTAAATTTCTTGCACCACTTGTATCTTTTGTGCATGCAAATACACCCAACTATGTGGCTTGTTGACATTGCAATTTTCACTATCTAAACAATTAGTTGTAGATGGTGTTATAGACTAAATTGGATTGCAATGTGGCCTAACATTGCTATAATGTTTAGTAAATATCTGCAATCCTATCCATCATTTAAGTGGTCATTTGCTTTTGTCATGGATTGTTGCTTATTAGACTATGTAATATATCTTTGATATTTTGAAAACAAGGCTATAATAACAAGGTTATCCTTAATAGTATTCTTCTCCTATAGTTGGCTCTTATCTGATTATTTGTGGCATTTGGGTTTGCACTTTGTTTTCTATTAGCTAATTGAACAAAGAGGTTGGTTTGTGCTATTGGACAACAAAATTGATCTTTttattgcttctgtaatggtcatattgtATGTACTGCTTTTTGGCTCATTAAATTGATATATGATAGATATGTGAGGAAACATATATGCATTACTTCATTACCACCTATAAACATTGATAGGCCATAGGTATGCAGTTCTTCACATAATGAGTCACTTAACATTCTTGGGCATTAGAATCTAACTGATTACACCCTGCTACTGCATTTTTGTCCTACACATAGAGTTAGGATAATCCTACATTGCATAGGCCTATCCAATTGTTTGAACAATTAGAATGTTGAACAATGAGAATGAAAACATATATAGTTAGGAGAATAAGATTTATCATTAGTAACATGGTGAACCATATATTTGGTAGCTCTAGCCTTTCATTCTACACACATCTTCCATTATTGATTGTAGAATTGACTCATCGGCGTTGGCTAGAAATCTCATCAGCTTCATTGCCTTCATACCACTGAAAATAATTGCATCTAGAGCAGCAAAAATATAGCTTGTTTGGATTTCTTTCACTTTCCAAAATCCTTGTTGTCGCCTTCCTATTGCAACCACAATATCGATTCTTGTTGGTAAAAGATGTTGGAGAATTGTATGACGGCCCTCTTGTGGTGCAACTTGCCATGAAACATGCATCAATTTCTTTTCCCAATTCCCTATTTCAATCTTCAAGAATGCTGATAGACCTGTGTGGTTTTTTTGCTCCTCTATTCTTGCCTTTATATTACAATTTGATAAAGGAAAATAGCTGTTGCACTGTTGCAGTAACAGTTTTTACGCAACCTGAAGCTAAAATTTTGCCTTATTTCACTTACACCTCCTCATTTTTCATTCgttgtattttttattaattgtgataatttttttcatataaGGGACATCATAAGGGTACATATGGAAGTAAATTCTTCTCTCTCATGAAAACTGcattatttattgataaattttATACCTCAAGGGCTGACAAATTTACATAAAATGTTAATTAAAGGGAGTTAAGTGCTAATTTTGAAACCACAAGGATGCTAGGTGAGATTAAGCCTAAcctcagggaggtttctgaaattatcccatatatatgtatatatatatggagtTAAAAAGATAAAACAATAATTAAATTCAAACTGAAAATCCACttgtgaaaataaaaagaataaggAAAAAGATAACAAATGCAAGTGATTTATAGTGGTTCGATCACCTCCTTGGTGCATACGTCTACTTCTAAAATTGTTCCAAGTTTTGGCATTTCTCCATAAACTGTCTTTTCACAAATTGGGTGAGACAATGACCCATGTATATTGGAGGCTCAACCTAGCTCACAATATATTCACTAACCCTAGTTGAATTTAGATTTTTACTCTTAGTCAAGATACCCCTCAACTACTTACTCATTTCTCTCAATTTTGAAGACCACAAACTAGTGAATAAATGTGTCTCACCTTCTCAAGGTTTTACTTCTTATCAATGAGAAACCTCACATAAATATACCCAAATAATTTGGGTTACAACAAGAACCAACACTCTAATTGATACACATCTCGATCCTCCAAGAAGAATCAAGTACGAGAAAGTCACAAGCCTGGGATCTAAAGTTAGGATCAATGTTTGGGATGGAGATTCGTAACCACTCTTGGACCGCTCAAAAATGATTCGAATGATAGAacgatgccacaatcaagtgtgttgtttgattgataagtcagaGATCACCTTCGGTCAGCTCTAAGATGTTCAAGATAGCTTTGGCAAGCCAAAGGAACTCTTTCTCCCAAGAAAGATtgtttgaaaattgttaataaTGATCTTCTCTATTGAAAATTGCATAAGTTTGGATATTTATAGCCTACAAGGTTTGAAAAACCGAACTAACAAGTCTTGGTAAagaaaataactcaaaaatcccaaaaatcatctaaaattggaaatttgatcCGATGAACACTGGTCCGGGACGTGAAACTGAACATTGCACCGAACATGGCCAGAAGTTCTGATCAAAAGTAGGAAAAAGAACAGAACAAAGGATCTGTGGCTCAGATCTACAGGGTTGAAGGTTGCAGATCTAGGCACAGATCcactttttgcttcttttcctCGTGTTTTTTCTTCGCCACTCAACTTAACCCTCATCTATGTCTTCAACATATATGAGAGTCTTCATAGCACCTTCCAACATGGCCCCTTTAATGACTTTATAAGTGCCTTCTTGGTCTTGAACCCAACGAACTAAAGCCATCAAAGAATCTTTAAACTTTTTGGCACGTGAACGAGCGACCGGACCAACTAAAACTTTAATAGGATCATTACTCGTAGTAACTGAAGTTCCTTGGACAACTTGCGATCCATCATGATTCCCCTCCTCAtcagaaggatttgtcctcaaatcaatATCGTCATCTGCAAGAAAGGGTCTCAGATCAGCTACATTAAAAGTAGAACTGACTTTATACTCACCTAGAAGGTCGAGGTGATATGCATTATCATTAATCCTCTCCAATATTTGAAAAAGGACCATCTCCATGAGAAGACAACTTGTTTTGACATTTAGCTAGGAATCTTTCCTTACAAAAGTGTATCCATACCCTGTCGCTAGGTTAAAAAATAACCTTTCTACTACCTTTGTTAACTTGTTGCACGTACTGGGTTGTTCTCCTCTCAATGTTGGCGTGAACTTTTCATGCAAGGTGCAAAGATTCTCAGCTTCCTTTTTCCATCTAAGTTCACATGCTCAGACATAGGTAATGGTAACAAATCCAATGGAGTtaaagggttaaaaccatacACATTTTCGAAAGGTAAAAATTGTGTAGCATTATGCACTACgctattgtatgcaaactcttTGTGTAGTAAACGTTCTTCCCAAGTATGAAAATTCTTTTTAATTATTGCATGTAAAAGAGTGGACAATGTTCTATTGACTACTTCCGTTTGACCATCAGTTTGGGGATGACTTTCAGTAGAAAATAGTAATTTAGTTCCTAATTTTTCCCATAAAGACTTCTAAAAGTAGCTTAAAAACTTGACCTCTCTGTCAGACACAATTGTCCTAGGCATATCATGTAAATGAACAATTTCTTTAAAGAAAAGATCAGCAACATGCAACGCATCATCCATTTTACGACATGgtataaaatgagccattttataGAACCTATCTACCACTACAAAGATAGAATCATGACCATGTTCAGAACAAGGCAAAACTAGAATGAAATCCATTGAAATATCAACCCAAGGTTGTGTAGGTATAGGTAGT
The DNA window shown above is from Coffea arabica cultivar ET-39 chromosome 5e, Coffea Arabica ET-39 HiFi, whole genome shotgun sequence and carries:
- the LOC113743868 gene encoding uncharacterized protein, with the protein product MKLVDVLREHPNITTKGVISEMLKFGVEPSKNQVYRANKRALEIVQGSHAKSYSKLSKYAELVRQNNPETIVKIHYDRPNLLMEPRFLRMFISFKAQKDGFLVGCRPFVSFDGYHLKGMFGGVLLIAVTLDGNNSILSIVYAVVECENKDSWSWFFLYFHEHFGPFGNDIPLTFISDRQKNKYHLKKQDIVAGTHNNFKIQFPGLLLRTYFWQAAKSFDVMGHNEAMERIKDLNIKAWRGAPILTLIDGLRSKVLKKLKDIAEKARKCQLMMANEFIFEVSNLDRIYTVKLQKRTCDCGAFQITGMPRKHATLGIMYRRDNLNNYCDAAFGFEKYKNAYSSMIMPIPHEKNWPPIEEVTPATVEPPIIKRAPSRPRRNRRRCPNEAALHSLTRRSTTLKCSKCLQFGHNKRTCKGGLLLEEEKPSRGTANTGLSGARVWLAQGSVPIVVSSQGSNRSPPSQPTSLNIQVNVEASSSGATKKRGRLVKKNMTTALNNNGKGVQMYHVHQKIKL